A section of the Campylobacterota bacterium genome encodes:
- a CDS encoding dCTP deaminase: MSIKSDRWIIEKALNEKMIDPFVERQMRTVDQQGNKVVSYGVSSYGYDIRVSDEFKVFTNVYNSIVDPKNFRDDSFVETKTDVCVVPPNSFALARSVEYFKIPRDVLTICLGKSTYARCGIIVNVTPFEPEWEGHVTIEISNTTPLPAKIYANEGIAQVIFFQADSECMVSYADRSGKYMGQRGITLPQL, from the coding sequence ATGAGTATAAAGTCGGATCGTTGGATAATTGAAAAAGCATTAAATGAAAAGATGATTGATCCATTTGTTGAAAGACAGATGAGGACTGTTGACCAGCAGGGTAATAAAGTTGTCAGCTACGGTGTTTCAAGCTATGGCTATGACATTCGCGTATCTGACGAGTTTAAAGTTTTTACCAATGTCTATAATTCGATCGTGGACCCAAAAAATTTTCGTGATGATTCATTTGTGGAAACAAAAACAGATGTTTGCGTTGTTCCACCAAATTCATTTGCGCTTGCGCGTAGTGTTGAGTATTTCAAGATTCCACGTGATGTGCTTACAATTTGTTTGGGCAAATCAACATATGCTCGATGTGGCATTATCGTTAATGTGACGCCATTTGAGCCTGAGTGGGAAGGTCACGTCACCATTGAAATTTCAAATACGACGCCGTTGCCTGCAAAGATTTATGCAAACGAGGGGATAGCCCAAGTTATTTTCTTTCAAGCTGATAGTGAGTGCATGGTTTCATATGCCGACCGTTCTGGTAAGTATATGGGACAGCGCGGTATCACGCTTCCTCAGCTTTAA
- a CDS encoding YicC family protein — translation MLVSMTGFCSQSVTLELEEFGTLVLSIDLKSFNTRYFEAVCKWPSIFNHLEVKVIRLLQDKLLRGRVYLSVRVEGDSSIFENIVPSLNTAKGYIQAIDKIAQHTQVSPTINMADLVRLPGVFIEQKKNLSEKDETQILQSITQVAEHLLTVRLAEGRRLQDDFEKIMVTCSSKIDQINGHFLKFMSGQKEKAKQLAGQDLDGDEQARVQRDDLFSMLNKIDIHEEIVRFKSHLTELKSFLLSEKNEKGKRIDFILQELLRETNTMMAKCSQYEISSRCVDIKVELEKAREQVQNIV, via the coding sequence GTGCTTGTTAGTATGACTGGTTTTTGTTCTCAAAGTGTAACACTTGAGCTTGAAGAATTTGGTACACTGGTTCTGTCCATTGATTTGAAATCGTTTAATACCCGCTACTTTGAAGCCGTGTGTAAGTGGCCATCTATTTTTAATCATCTAGAGGTAAAAGTTATTCGCCTTTTGCAAGACAAGCTTTTGCGGGGGCGTGTTTATTTATCAGTTCGGGTGGAGGGGGACTCATCCATTTTTGAAAATATTGTGCCAAGTTTGAATACCGCTAAAGGTTATATTCAAGCAATTGACAAGATAGCACAGCATACCCAGGTTTCGCCTACCATTAATATGGCTGATTTGGTTAGGCTTCCAGGCGTCTTTATTGAACAAAAAAAGAATTTGAGTGAGAAGGACGAGACTCAAATTTTGCAGAGCATTACACAAGTGGCTGAGCATTTGTTGACTGTGCGCTTGGCAGAGGGAAGGCGTTTGCAAGATGATTTTGAAAAAATCATGGTAACATGTAGCAGCAAGATTGATCAAATCAATGGTCACTTTTTAAAGTTTATGTCAGGACAAAAAGAAAAAGCGAAGCAACTTGCTGGGCAGGATTTGGACGGTGATGAGCAAGCGCGTGTTCAACGGGACGATCTCTTTTCTATGCTGAACAAAATTGACATTCATGAGGAAATTGTGCGGTTCAAAAGCCACTTGACTGAACTTAAAAGTTTTTTGTTGTCTGAAAAAAACGAAAAAGGGAAGCGTATAGATTTCATTTTGCAGGAGTTGCTGCGGGAGACAAACACCATGATGGCAAAATGTTCGCAATATGAAATTTCTTCACGCTGTGTTGATATAAAAGTTGAACTAGAAAAGGCACGCGAGCAAGTTCAAAATATCGTGTAA
- a CDS encoding TolC family protein: MPRCPIKKLFIFFMLLTTVSAKMKYNIELETITPASTRVSMHEAVQKALENRPNLRALQHAIFASRMAARNAMTGYYPQINLTSEFSQANNENALSNTTTLELNQLIYSFSGPLQQRRKAKKETDVTRLLTEEEKINVRRDVEIAFLFVWFQEKRHQAIQALYTSSSSQFKRSKHQDKLALIDKKDWLQEVSRHTQNISSVDTYHDELDIIRERLDFLSGHALDFYKQGQSHDEQAIQQLYWKPYPIKLLSLNHYYDCACKHHPSIKKQTKFIEIEKENLKIAQGSRLPNFGFVANTGFNKAPLSALQSGIPLRINGFHAFGFGTQWTMFDGLSAHFREEQARANKLKETLNRQQTVDLIKQQIHEKFMVLKTELSNVRTQYTNYIKEKNDFLLKRQEHKLGLLSDTQYDAVVTTWENARLAWIDRLTRAEIRHRELLHACGYPPELENPHAQKA, translated from the coding sequence ATGCCTAGATGCCCTATAAAAAAGCTATTCATATTTTTCATGTTGCTGACAACAGTGTCAGCAAAGATGAAATACAACATAGAACTTGAAACCATCACCCCTGCCTCCACCAGAGTTTCAATGCATGAAGCTGTACAAAAAGCATTGGAAAACAGACCGAACTTACGCGCGCTACAACACGCCATTTTTGCAAGCAGAATGGCGGCGCGCAACGCAATGACAGGGTATTATCCGCAAATCAATTTGACTTCAGAATTTTCACAGGCAAACAACGAAAATGCACTCAGTAACACAACTACATTAGAACTGAATCAGCTTATCTATTCATTTTCTGGCCCGTTGCAACAACGCAGAAAGGCAAAAAAAGAAACCGATGTAACACGCCTACTTACCGAAGAAGAAAAAATAAACGTTAGACGTGATGTTGAAATAGCGTTTCTTTTCGTTTGGTTTCAAGAGAAAAGACATCAAGCAATTCAAGCTCTGTACACATCCAGCTCATCACAATTTAAACGCTCAAAACATCAAGATAAACTCGCCCTGATTGATAAAAAAGACTGGCTACAAGAAGTATCTCGTCACACACAAAACATTTCAAGCGTAGACACGTACCATGATGAGCTAGACATCATACGAGAACGGCTCGATTTTCTATCTGGTCATGCCCTTGATTTTTATAAACAAGGCCAATCTCACGACGAACAAGCAATTCAGCAACTTTACTGGAAACCATACCCTATCAAATTGCTGTCCCTCAACCACTACTATGATTGCGCCTGCAAACACCACCCAAGCATAAAAAAACAAACCAAGTTCATAGAAATAGAAAAAGAAAATCTAAAAATTGCCCAAGGCTCACGCTTGCCAAATTTTGGCTTTGTCGCAAACACCGGTTTTAACAAAGCACCTCTTTCCGCACTACAGAGCGGTATACCACTTCGCATTAACGGCTTTCATGCGTTCGGTTTTGGCACACAATGGACCATGTTTGACGGGCTATCTGCCCACTTTCGAGAGGAGCAAGCTCGAGCAAACAAACTTAAAGAAACACTCAACCGCCAACAAACTGTTGACTTGATCAAGCAACAAATACACGAAAAATTTATGGTACTAAAAACCGAACTCAGTAACGTACGAACACAATATACAAACTATATAAAAGAAAAAAATGACTTCTTGCTCAAGCGCCAAGAACATAAACTTGGCTTACTATCAGATACACAATACGACGCAGTGGTAACAACGTGGGAGAATGCACGCCTTGCATGGATAGACAGGCTAACACGAGCTGAAATAAGACATCGAGAACTATTGCACGCGTGCGGATATCCACCAGAGCTTGAAAATCCACACGCGCAAAAAGCTTAA
- the rpmH gene encoding 50S ribosomal protein L34, which yields MSTTYKPSVRKRKRKHGFLSRMRTRLGRKMINRRRAKKRSRLSA from the coding sequence ATGTCAACGACGTACAAGCCAAGCGTAAGAAAACGCAAAAGAAAGCACGGCTTTTTGAGCCGCATGAGAACAAGACTTGGTCGCAAAATGATCAACCGCAGACGCGCAAAAAAACGAAGCCGTCTTTCAGCGTAA
- the ruvB gene encoding Holliday junction branch migration DNA helicase RuvB, producing the protein MQSPFELLNLQESAEDNSLHFQPSKFDEYLGQKEIKEKLNVYVQAAKLREEPLDHLLLFGPPGLGKTTLARVMAQELGVEMKITSAPILERSGDLVAILSSVEKGQILFIDEIHRLPKNVEEILYSAMENFCVDVIIGQGAGAKSIRLPLAPFTLIGATTKTSLISGPLQTRFGIVERLDFYSPEELSEIVKQNAQFLNLAIEDDAALCIGQRARGTPRIVKRLVRRVRDFVQVNKRAVADLDLVQKALEFFGIDQDGLTNLDRRLLVHMLKDFDGGPVGVETLAAMTGEDKDTIEDVCEPFLIRMGLLQKTPRGRQVNPKKIFYLRKRLLNEEAEEQGSCF; encoded by the coding sequence ATGCAGTCGCCATTTGAACTTTTGAATTTGCAAGAAAGTGCCGAGGATAACTCTTTGCATTTTCAACCAAGCAAATTTGACGAATATCTTGGACAGAAAGAGATTAAAGAAAAGCTAAATGTTTATGTACAGGCTGCAAAATTACGTGAAGAACCACTCGATCATTTATTGCTTTTTGGTCCACCAGGATTAGGCAAAACAACATTGGCTCGCGTTATGGCACAAGAGCTGGGTGTGGAAATGAAAATTACAAGTGCGCCAATACTTGAACGATCTGGTGACTTGGTTGCAATACTTTCAAGTGTTGAAAAGGGACAAATCTTATTTATCGACGAAATTCATCGACTTCCTAAAAATGTTGAAGAGATTTTGTATTCGGCGATGGAAAATTTTTGTGTTGACGTTATCATTGGTCAGGGTGCGGGGGCGAAATCGATTAGATTGCCACTTGCCCCGTTTACATTGATTGGCGCAACAACAAAAACGTCACTTATTTCTGGTCCGCTACAAACACGATTTGGCATTGTAGAACGGCTTGATTTTTATTCTCCTGAGGAGCTGAGCGAAATTGTTAAACAAAATGCACAGTTTCTTAATTTGGCTATAGAAGATGATGCAGCATTATGTATTGGGCAGCGAGCACGTGGGACGCCACGTATTGTTAAGCGGTTGGTTCGCCGGGTTCGCGATTTTGTGCAAGTTAATAAGCGTGCTGTTGCTGATTTGGACCTGGTGCAAAAAGCACTAGAATTTTTTGGCATTGACCAGGACGGTCTTACTAACCTTGATCGGCGTCTTCTTGTACACATGCTCAAGGACTTTGATGGGGGTCCCGTAGGGGTTGAAACACTTGCGGCTATGACCGGCGAGGATAAGGATACAATTGAAGATGTTTGTGAGCCATTCTTAATACGCATGGGATTATTGCAGAAAACGCCGCGTGGGCGCCAGGTTAATCCCAAAAAAATATTCTATTTGCGTAAGCGACTTTTGAACGAAGAGGCTGAGGAGCAGGGTTCTTGTTTTTGA
- a CDS encoding dihydrofolate reductase: MIAIITAMTKDGVIGRGNALPWHIPDELKYFKKITQGQTVIMGKRTFESIGRPLPNRHNIVLAPEDTSLEGVCVCSSVQQALSVAQTYGKDIFIIGGAYTYAQFLERVDRLYISYIKHAYEGDVFFPAVEWNSWKEVERCDYPEFVSVMYQR; encoded by the coding sequence ATGATTGCCATTATTACTGCAATGACAAAAGACGGTGTCATTGGTAGAGGCAATGCCTTGCCATGGCATATTCCCGATGAGCTTAAGTACTTTAAAAAAATTACGCAGGGGCAAACTGTTATCATGGGTAAACGTACCTTTGAGTCTATCGGCAGGCCATTGCCCAACAGACACAACATTGTGTTAGCACCAGAGGATACTTCACTTGAAGGTGTTTGTGTTTGCTCGTCTGTTCAGCAAGCGTTGAGTGTGGCACAGACATATGGCAAAGATATTTTTATTATCGGTGGTGCATACACCTATGCACAGTTTTTGGAGCGAGTTGACCGTTTGTATATCAGCTACATCAAGCATGCTTATGAAGGTGATGTTTTTTTTCCGGCCGTTGAATGGAACAGTTGGAAAGAAGTTGAACGTTGCGATTATCCTGAATTTGTGTCTGTTATGTATCAACGTTGA
- a CDS encoding YebC/PmpR family DNA-binding transcriptional regulator: MAGHNKWSKIKHKKAKEDAKKGKVFTKLIREITAAAREGGGDPAGNARLRLALEKAKSSNMGQENVTRAIKKGTGELGDGAAYVASTYEGYAPHGVAVMVDTLSDNKNRTISDLRHIFSKLGGTLAESGAVAWMFERKGVVKAQGSMSEDELLEALLDYDIDDVSSSEDLVSVTCAVAELAKVRKAVEDLGLTIEDAAIEWVAKNTTEIDSDKEDSVYKFLDALDDLDDVQNVYANIAED; encoded by the coding sequence ATGGCAGGTCATAATAAGTGGTCAAAAATCAAACATAAAAAAGCAAAAGAAGATGCAAAAAAGGGTAAAGTATTTACCAAGCTGATTCGTGAAATTACTGCTGCTGCCCGTGAAGGAGGGGGAGATCCAGCTGGAAATGCTCGTTTACGGCTTGCCCTTGAAAAAGCAAAGTCCTCCAATATGGGCCAAGAAAACGTTACTCGAGCCATTAAAAAAGGTACCGGAGAGCTTGGTGATGGTGCTGCTTATGTTGCATCAACGTATGAAGGATATGCGCCACATGGTGTTGCTGTTATGGTCGATACACTCAGCGACAATAAAAATCGTACTATTTCAGATTTGCGCCATATTTTTTCAAAACTAGGTGGAACACTTGCAGAGTCTGGTGCGGTTGCATGGATGTTTGAGCGCAAGGGTGTTGTTAAAGCTCAAGGCTCAATGTCTGAAGATGAGCTGCTTGAAGCGTTGCTTGATTATGACATTGATGATGTTTCATCGTCAGAGGACTTGGTGAGTGTTACTTGTGCAGTTGCCGAGCTTGCAAAGGTGAGAAAAGCTGTTGAAGATTTGGGCCTGACCATTGAGGATGCAGCGATTGAGTGGGTTGCAAAAAATACAACCGAAATTGATTCTGACAAAGAAGACTCGGTATATAAATTCCTAGATGCGCTTGACGATCTAGATGATGTACAAAATGTGTATGCAAACATTGCAGAAGATTAA
- the rnpA gene encoding ribonuclease P protein component yields the protein MVKFTNCFRFSGKEIKQAFDRATFHRKLSGIKILKVCISPSSSSQHGKILIVASKSCGKAHQRNLFKRRIKAIYYQNKLYQNSTQWILIASAHALTLSFPELEQAILALLTATQE from the coding sequence ATGGTGAAATTTACAAACTGCTTTCGTTTTTCTGGCAAAGAGATCAAGCAAGCGTTTGATCGCGCCACTTTCCACCGCAAGCTTAGTGGAATAAAAATTTTGAAGGTTTGTATTTCACCATCCTCTTCGAGCCAGCACGGCAAAATACTCATTGTCGCTTCCAAGAGTTGTGGTAAGGCTCACCAACGCAATTTATTCAAGCGCCGGATAAAAGCAATTTATTATCAAAACAAACTATACCAAAACTCCACTCAGTGGATTTTGATAGCATCAGCGCATGCTTTAACGTTGTCATTTCCTGAACTTGAGCAAGCAATCCTTGCGCTTCTCACTGCTACGCAGGAGTAA
- a CDS encoding insulinase family protein, with protein MNILIFSVICLVFVGIIVSSWFYVYKKRQGSTLQSFKVDFPVPKEKVKKVVLDNGMTLLAFANPSIPKVLVQIAYDVGSYVEKSGERGLAHLIEHMIFKGTQKLKEGDIDSIARKYGASFNAYTSMDVTSYYFETNKNNWKPFVGILADCMQNSRFEQQHLASEVKAVIQELKMGKDDYVRKMLYSACQNIFPPHHPYHMPVIGFKEDLLDLDAQNLKKFYEQHYGPSRATLFVAGDVDLDEIEKEFRQNFSSIKGLNSSSENDVKFPLPMQEVTTHSTRLFEDVQKEQLGLYWLIPGSRHEQEVVASVIEAMLGDGNASILSKLLVDELKIATSVYVKALKFARAGIFLILAEPVEGKSDACMQAVQKMLEKIAREGVDERELARAAKMRGRRFFQKMENLSSFINAWIDSYFATKDELAVFKRPRKLFEVTNQIVQEYVSKHLDPFLMNRVQVLPLPESKKELVLSLKKQDEELEKDIVKKHTRTAPLEQAEFVHTLPEPCPLEFAFPKPSREFVLDNGLKVLLHKKATSPLISVCLQFRDGHLFSDAKEGYLVEIMMDMLPEGSVDYSKEEIADFFEQNGAVYSFYEQGARFVCLANDIEPLFDRFMHVMTQPAFSFEALKKLKTITVDGLERAKDYPKARAVRAFKSLVYKNHPFAWDFDEVINLTKKVGVHDLRMTHQQYVVPSNMVLSIVGDFDLDHMQGVITEVSKSWQNGEAKVWDQMKADFDPGQTLDIPMLRDQVVLLLGQPSQLTIYDQDFVPLKLLNTICFRSLGSRLYELREQTGLFYWAFGGLCLGASQLHGYDVIGSMLSPDKVELAEQKMREMLVGVGQGGVKEDELKAAQQIYIKDLLDLISDNGAIARTLCYLDALKLGFDYYDKVLERVQGMQLKDMNDVAAKYCKVDDMVRVRVGRLQT; from the coding sequence ATGAATATTTTGATTTTTAGTGTAATCTGCTTGGTATTTGTAGGGATTATTGTTAGTTCGTGGTTTTATGTTTATAAAAAGAGGCAGGGTAGCACGTTGCAAAGTTTCAAAGTAGATTTTCCAGTTCCCAAAGAGAAAGTTAAAAAAGTCGTACTAGACAATGGTATGACGCTTCTTGCATTTGCCAATCCATCCATTCCCAAAGTCTTGGTCCAGATTGCGTATGATGTCGGTTCATACGTTGAAAAATCGGGAGAGCGAGGGCTTGCTCATTTAATTGAGCACATGATTTTTAAAGGGACGCAAAAGCTCAAAGAAGGAGATATTGACTCCATTGCCCGAAAGTATGGTGCCAGTTTTAATGCCTATACCTCGATGGATGTTACAAGCTATTACTTTGAGACGAACAAAAACAATTGGAAGCCGTTTGTGGGTATTCTTGCCGACTGTATGCAAAACTCTCGTTTTGAACAGCAGCACCTGGCTTCTGAGGTTAAGGCAGTTATTCAAGAGCTGAAGATGGGCAAAGACGATTACGTACGAAAAATGCTTTACTCAGCCTGTCAGAATATTTTTCCACCGCACCATCCGTATCACATGCCGGTTATTGGCTTTAAAGAAGATTTGCTGGATCTGGATGCTCAAAATTTGAAAAAGTTTTATGAACAGCACTATGGCCCGTCCCGTGCAACGTTGTTTGTTGCTGGAGATGTAGACCTTGATGAGATAGAAAAAGAGTTCCGCCAGAATTTTTCATCAATTAAAGGTTTGAATTCTAGTTCTGAAAATGACGTGAAATTTCCACTCCCTATGCAAGAGGTGACAACGCACAGTACTCGTTTATTTGAGGATGTACAAAAGGAGCAGCTTGGTTTGTACTGGCTTATTCCGGGAAGTCGTCATGAACAAGAAGTCGTGGCATCAGTTATTGAGGCAATGCTTGGTGACGGCAATGCCAGTATTTTGAGCAAACTGCTTGTTGATGAACTTAAAATAGCAACAAGCGTTTATGTCAAGGCATTAAAGTTTGCACGTGCTGGCATTTTTTTGATTCTGGCAGAACCGGTTGAAGGTAAGTCAGATGCTTGCATGCAGGCGGTGCAAAAAATGCTTGAAAAGATTGCCAGAGAAGGGGTTGATGAGCGAGAACTTGCACGTGCTGCAAAAATGCGGGGCCGACGCTTTTTTCAAAAAATGGAGAATTTGTCGAGTTTTATTAATGCATGGATTGATTCATATTTTGCAACAAAAGATGAACTGGCCGTGTTTAAACGACCACGGAAGCTTTTTGAGGTTACTAACCAGATCGTTCAGGAGTATGTGAGCAAACATCTAGATCCCTTTTTAATGAATCGGGTACAGGTGCTACCGCTTCCTGAGTCGAAAAAAGAACTTGTCTTGAGTTTAAAAAAGCAGGATGAAGAGCTTGAAAAAGACATTGTAAAAAAACATACACGCACTGCGCCACTTGAGCAGGCTGAATTTGTTCATACGCTTCCAGAGCCTTGCCCGCTTGAGTTTGCCTTTCCTAAGCCTAGCCGTGAGTTTGTATTGGACAACGGCCTCAAGGTGTTGCTGCACAAGAAAGCAACATCTCCCCTGATCAGCGTGTGCCTGCAGTTTCGCGATGGTCATTTATTTAGCGATGCCAAGGAAGGTTACTTGGTTGAGATCATGATGGACATGCTGCCAGAAGGGAGCGTTGATTATAGCAAAGAGGAAATAGCAGACTTTTTTGAGCAAAATGGGGCGGTGTATTCATTTTATGAGCAGGGTGCACGATTTGTTTGTTTAGCTAATGATATTGAGCCATTGTTTGACCGGTTCATGCATGTGATGACGCAGCCAGCATTTAGTTTTGAAGCCCTTAAAAAATTAAAAACAATCACTGTTGATGGGCTTGAGCGTGCAAAAGACTATCCTAAGGCTCGTGCTGTTAGGGCGTTTAAGAGTTTAGTGTATAAAAATCATCCGTTTGCTTGGGATTTTGATGAAGTTATTAATTTGACCAAAAAAGTTGGTGTACATGACTTGCGCATGACGCATCAACAATACGTTGTTCCATCAAACATGGTTTTGTCGATTGTTGGTGATTTTGATCTTGATCACATGCAGGGTGTCATTACAGAGGTGAGCAAGAGTTGGCAAAATGGTGAGGCAAAGGTGTGGGATCAGATGAAAGCGGATTTTGATCCTGGACAGACGCTTGATATTCCAATGCTGCGAGATCAAGTGGTATTGCTGCTTGGCCAGCCTTCGCAACTTACCATCTACGATCAAGACTTTGTTCCTCTTAAGCTGCTCAATACTATCTGTTTTCGTTCGCTTGGTTCTCGCTTGTATGAACTGCGCGAACAAACCGGTCTGTTTTACTGGGCATTTGGAGGCCTGTGTCTAGGAGCAAGCCAATTGCACGGCTATGACGTTATCGGTTCAATGTTGAGCCCGGACAAGGTTGAGCTAGCAGAACAAAAAATGCGAGAGATGCTTGTTGGCGTCGGGCAAGGTGGAGTTAAAGAAGATGAGCTCAAGGCTGCCCAGCAAATTTACATTAAAGACCTGCTTGATCTGATCTCTGACAATGGAGCCATTGCACGAACTTTGTGCTATCTTGACGCACTCAAGCTTGGGTTTGATTATTATGACAAAGTGCTCGAGCGTGTACAGGGTATGCAGCTGAAAGACATGAATGACGTTGCTGCAAAATATTGCAAGGTGGATGACATGGTTCGTGTTCGTGTGGGAAGGCTACAAACATAA
- a CDS encoding ankyrin repeat domain-containing protein, with protein sequence MFRKIVRSLTKQTDIGDNYGQRPEYSEDAANAFWGSSLSKISFLNPAERLFLLNIWMYIADLDDPNWHIFACSGDVDGIKQMSQEVFSSRGDKSSSGVNKCVGKLKNKSGIYQNIRGMTPLHSAALFSFDERAMNNANFLEVVDLLFSYGANIEAKMEETGYTPLHLLAMYGCNTKLVDRFLSENENILCVLDGQKNNVLHLSIEKNNVIMFSHFLKLMVKKGSLYSYMLQENAKSLAPLRLLDQKTANQYQPFYDVINGEPGAQDYRKLCGPKEEPK encoded by the coding sequence ATGTTTCGAAAAATTGTAAGATCTTTAACAAAACAAACCGATATTGGTGATAATTATGGTCAACGGCCCGAATATAGCGAAGATGCAGCCAATGCATTTTGGGGATCATCGTTGAGTAAGATTTCTTTTTTAAACCCTGCTGAGCGTTTATTTTTGCTGAACATATGGATGTATATTGCTGATCTGGACGATCCAAATTGGCATATTTTTGCTTGTTCAGGAGATGTTGATGGGATTAAGCAAATGTCTCAGGAGGTATTTAGTAGTCGGGGTGACAAGAGTTCTTCTGGCGTTAACAAATGTGTTGGAAAGCTAAAAAATAAATCTGGTATTTACCAAAATATACGCGGTATGACCCCTCTACATAGTGCAGCGTTATTTTCATTTGACGAGCGGGCGATGAATAATGCCAATTTTTTAGAAGTCGTTGATTTACTGTTTTCTTATGGGGCAAATATTGAGGCAAAAATGGAAGAGACAGGCTACACGCCGTTGCATCTACTTGCTATGTATGGGTGTAATACAAAGTTGGTTGATAGATTTTTGTCTGAGAATGAAAATATACTTTGTGTTTTAGATGGACAAAAAAATAATGTTTTGCACCTGTCTATTGAAAAAAATAATGTTATAATGTTTTCTCATTTTTTAAAACTAATGGTTAAAAAGGGCTCTTTGTATTCTTATATGTTACAAGAAAATGCAAAGAGCTTAGCTCCGTTAAGGCTTCTAGATCAAAAAACGGCAAATCAGTATCAACCATTTTATGATGTTATTAATGGCGAACCTGGCGCACAAGATTATAGAAAGTTATGTGGGCCAAAGGAGGAACCAAAGTAG
- a CDS encoding ankyrin repeat domain-containing protein produces the protein MVPTSFSAPYDILTFYDPSKDERTRHAIFFSRQSRTNILFLLQTNEIIFLAKLLSYVMDLDDPNIHVFAATGDVAGVRETLRHNITACGANSVIPLVDENMQPINEDFGYEILGKQILVGGLPIVEVKGMTPLHLAALFSFDSYAGNTNVNFGGTFDLLIQNNADVCAKNGVGNTPLHLLAGYGYDIELVKKILSKDLSALWMLDGSGNNVLQIAALKNNLAMFTHLLESIGGTGAEQVQFMINRNSSGLSVFQIIDEMPVTRSELFKGAIRMSQKARSIVKACVRLGHINDFDF, from the coding sequence ATGGTGCCTACCAGTTTTTCTGCGCCGTATGACATTTTAACGTTTTATGATCCAAGCAAAGACGAAAGAACAAGACATGCAATATTTTTTTCAAGGCAATCGAGAACAAATATTCTATTTTTGCTGCAAACCAACGAAATAATTTTTTTAGCAAAGTTATTGTCATATGTTATGGATTTAGATGACCCGAACATACATGTATTTGCTGCCACTGGCGATGTGGCTGGGGTTCGTGAGACGTTAAGGCATAATATAACCGCTTGCGGTGCTAACAGTGTTATTCCGCTTGTAGACGAGAATATGCAACCAATTAATGAAGACTTCGGTTACGAAATCTTGGGCAAGCAGATACTGGTTGGTGGGTTGCCAATTGTTGAAGTGAAAGGTATGACCCCCTTACATCTGGCGGCACTGTTTTCGTTTGATTCCTACGCTGGGAATACGAATGTCAATTTTGGGGGGACCTTTGATTTGTTGATTCAAAATAATGCTGATGTATGTGCTAAAAATGGGGTTGGTAATACTCCCTTGCATTTGCTTGCTGGATACGGTTATGACATTGAATTAGTCAAAAAAATACTTTCAAAAGATTTGAGTGCCCTTTGGATGCTTGATGGCTCTGGAAATAATGTTTTGCAAATTGCAGCGCTAAAAAATAATTTAGCAATGTTTACGCATTTGCTGGAGAGTATTGGTGGAACAGGTGCAGAGCAGGTTCAGTTTATGATAAACAGAAATAGCTCTGGGCTAAGTGTTTTTCAGATTATTGATGAGATGCCTGTTACACGAAGTGAGCTGTTTAAAGGTGCTATCAGAATGTCTCAGAAAGCACGAAGCATTGTTAAGGCCTGTGTGAGATTGGGGCATATTAATGATTTTGACTTCTAG